The Cryptomeria japonica chromosome 6, Sugi_1.0, whole genome shotgun sequence genomic interval TTCTCCTCCACCTTCTCTATTTTTCAGTTTTGAGCTCTACTCCTTAGTAGGTTGATCATATCTTTTTAGATCTTTCTTTGTGGGATGAGTATTTGGCAAGTATTTCAAACTTGTTTGTTGAGTATGATCTTATAGATTTGGGAAACATATTTGAGGTGTTTTCTCTCATATTTAATGAAAGTTTCAGTACAATTATTTATTCACATTAATTTACTTTGGATATTGACTTTGAATATTTTCCTCCTTCACTTGATTTGCCACATTTCTTGATTGAGTTTCATAATGATTATGTTGTAGCTTATTCAAGCTTGAAGACTTCTACTATTTCGAGACTTCTTTCCTTATTTTAATTGGACTTGGAGTGGTTTCTTCATAATTTGGTGGAATTATTTCTTCCAAATGGGAGATTTGTTGTTTGtattcattttatcatcttttcttTTCATGCTTACTTCGTTGGCATTGGAGCCTCTTCATCATGGGGGGAATATCATGTCTCTATTTTTACTTCTTGTGGGGGGTACATGATTGTATATAAATGATGAGGAGTATCATTGATTCCTCCATgaatcatcattttttattttttcttttagagAGGAGTTTTTCCCCATTAGTTTTTTTCATTTTCTCAAGTTCAATGGGAAAGATTTTATTGCATTTGCATTGTACGTAGCTACATAAAATGATTtttagccaagacccatcttgtaTCTTGTTTTCATATGACATAATAGTCTTCTCCCTatattgcacttaaggggggtgttggagtaaatgtTCTTTTATCCCATTTACATAGGAGCTGACATAAAACTTTATTACAAATTAGTTGCATAGTACTTAATAATTCAACAATGCATCTAATATTTGTAGTTGGTAATTAGATACCAGTTATATATACCTCATCACACCCCAAATATCTAGAGAGAGATTTTGTAGAGCTTATTGCATCTTAATATAGTTATTTTCTCATTAGTGAAATAGCCTTGtttcttctctcatgcattgtGAAAGTTCTTATGTTTGCAAATTGTAGTTCTTGGATGGATACACCAACAAGCCTATGAAAATGAACTCCCATTTAATATTCTAAAaagtaattttaaaaataaattatactaTTAAAAATTAGTAATAAACATCATTCAATGTTTATGAGTCTCTTTActtcaaaattatttaataaatagaaaaatatttcaaacaattaaaaaaaatatgtaaaaataaaCATTGTCAAATATAAAGGGTTTTTAATTGGTCCAAAAGTCCTAAAAATAAGTTTTTAGCCATACTTATAAGTCCTATTGTTGTTAACATCTTATTATACTACCATGGTTTGAATAGGTTGGTCATGATTAGTAATGGGCTAATGCATAAAAAATTGGTTAGTGTGATGACTAATAAAAAGaaattggagaagaaataaaacaagaagagaGATAAAGGGTCATTTGTAGCTACCAAAATCTCAAAGAACCATGGTTCTATTACCAAGACTTCTAATTGGGAAGAGTTGTTGGACAGTCTGACTAAGGACTAGAAATCCCTATACTAGTCCTCCACGCTTTAGTGTCTTGTTGTTGCTTCATCCTATTTTTCTATTtcagtttttcttttattagttaACTATTTTCTTGTTGTTCTATTGTTGTTTGTTTtctaagtgtttttttttttttgtgactaGCTATTGGTAGTCTTGGTTTATTTTGATTCTAGTTATGCTCTGCTTAGTCTTGTAATGGTTTGGTTGTCCTTCCTTATCTTAATAAAAACCATCACATTATGCTTGTATGTCAAAGGCTAACGGCTATATTTCCAAGCCTAAATTtgtcacatatttcacatttgaattttttaTCGAACATGCATCCATTCCAAAAAGGAATAGGTGTATTTATTGTATAAAAACTTatgctatttaaaaaaaatatgtatcCACTTTAAAATTGATATCCATTTCTTTATAAAATGTATACTTTCCTTTCCTAGAATAAAATGGGTACATATTCCATATGGTTAGGAGTTTAAGCTCCAGCAACCATTTCTAAGTTAGTGCAAAATGTGTACTTGTTCATGAACATCGAGATTTTTTTCCACTAAGAAAGGTCCGTAAAAATTAGATTCAACATCTTATGCCCACACTTCCTTCaaaatatttatgtatatgtactAAGATTAATATTTGTATAAGGGAGGAATCCACATAAGTACAAGTAGTATGAGAATAATGTATGTAACATTAATATCTATAAACATTTGTAACAGAAGAACACGCGGCGGCGATCATGGGCACACCAGCAGACGACGAAAGGAGAGTGTTGAATGCAATTGGTCAGTATTTGTTGGGCGAAGAATACAACAATATGACGAATGCCCCTTCCACTGCCGTTGCGGAGGAACAACAATGTTCAGAGGAAAGTGAAAATAAGAATAAAGAGGAAGAGAAACATTACAGGGGAGTGACGTTCGTTAAGGCTCGCCGTAAATATGCTGCAGTGATTCGAAACCCAGAGAAGAAGGGTTCCAGACTTTGGCTTGGCAGCTATGACACAGCCGAAGAAGCCGCCGTGGCATATGACTGTAAAGCTTTTGAAATGCGCGGTTCGAGGGCTATCCTCAATTTCCCTCTGAATGTTTCGTCAGGACAGTACGTGGATCCCTTTTCTCAATCCTCTTCTTCACACACTCCATCTAAGATACCCAAGAAAAGGAAGACACAAGGGAAAGATGAAGAAGGTCAATCATCCAAAGAATTAGGTCCAGATTAATCCATACTTCTAGCGCATTATAGAATCTACCCAGACAAGAAGTTTATAGCGATTTTCAAATTCTCTCAACGAGCGATATGGATATCAAGACACACAATGGAAATCCTTCAACACGTAAGCACTGTCAGAATTGACTTCACAGTCAGAAAAATGGCCGAGTTCTAGTCTAGAAATTGTCTCAAGGATTAAAAACTACTTCCTTAACCTTGTTTGTAATACTATCCTCTGTGATCATCTCCACGGTTAGCAGCTAAATCAGCCCAGAAATGAAAATCGTAATGACAAGGCAACTCACGAGAATAATATTTAAACATTGCTTTACAGAattttatatgcaaatttaaaaaaattaaattcatcataaaaaaattagCTTACATTAATTAATGGATATGTAAATTacaattttaattaaatctatCTTATACATGGCTAGGGCATGGTTTGATTAGTTAAAGCTTTCTGTTCTAGGTTAAGCCAGTTTCACTCTATTCAATTTTTgcagtctatatatatatacatataataatttttaaaattaatcgTAAATTTTTAGAAAATATTACTGTATTCTATCATAGTATCATATACCAGTCTTTGCAATTTCTTAACTTTTTTTATATAATTGTTTTTTTTGGAAGAATTCTATTGTaatttatgttgatcttttgaaaTAGCTAGAACTCAAATCTAAGACTTTTCATTTGTtacttaaataatttattattgagATACTGACCTCTGTACCCATAAACCACGCCATAAATATATATGATTTCATTTTAATACCATATTAAACTTTTCAGAATTACTTTTAACAATTTCTACATTCCTTTTCTCATCTGATAACAGTGGCTTCGCGTTGATAATTGCGTCTAAAAATTTCATTAATAGATCTTCAATTGCTTTGTATCTTATAAGCTTCATACCTTTTCCGAATGAA includes:
- the LOC131069940 gene encoding ethylene-responsive transcription factor 1-like; translated protein: MGTPADDERRVLNAIGQYLLGEEYNNMTNAPSTAVAEEQQCSEESENKNKEEEKHYRGVTFVKARRKYAAVIRNPEKKGSRLWLGSYDTAEEAAVAYDCKAFEMRGSRAILNFPLNVSSGQYVDPFSQSSSSHTPSKIPKKRKTQGKDEEELLLTISTFLFSSDNSGFALIIASKNFINRSSIALYLISFIPFPNELALVHNPPHVRRGLLRVTFNERRKTGGLRHIHTAAVIQRYTEAEIALRAGRQALEDTGVGNAYVLRAGEEITYWRDLYYGAVPAD